The Astyanax mexicanus isolate ESR-SI-001 chromosome 12, AstMex3_surface, whole genome shotgun sequence genome window below encodes:
- the ddx51 gene encoding ATP-dependent RNA helicase DDX51 — protein sequence MMALFTINRYLGDEEEKESTSESRSKALLAKLQKQAKAREQQSLATKEQLTVQDADTTQITSGKKKRKPEKVEEEEKKQHKKKKKRKEKEESTEQLEDANGISVSVEAAEKAITGTLPKKKKIKDKNKAVIKEEEQDTNHPSEENAEAVEETTGDGVEAKESQETANGHPDPSDTEPRKISSDNSFQILGGYMKKRVQKVQRVLPKWLAEPDMIEKDIKSNLVTLSDVAGICPALQKKLEAKGIHSFFPVQAEVIPAILETVNSGLLIGQGGYRPRDICVSAPTGSGKTLAFVIPVIQALMMRVVCEVRALAVLPTKELAEQVYKVFCSYAEGTDLKVVMAAGQKSFAAEQATLTETRGRRCRSLADIVVATPGRLVDHINKNESFSLQHLRFLIIDEADRMIDSMHQAWLNQVIKAVYKSGSGTDTSVFKRVEPGPITVASLSVPQMPLQKLLFSATLTQNPEKLQQLGLHQPRLFSSTHTSTQNSTHTEEKFDFPQGLTEYYVPSTMNKKPLLILHFLLRLKYKPVLCFTNSREAAHRLFLLLKFYGGVEVAEFSSRLSPTERQKTLKSFEQGKIAMLISTDAAARGIDIKAVKCVINYDAPQYIRTYIHRVGRTARAGQAGVAFTFLLAIQMKRFQKMLLNAGSPGLQKHVVKPQHLSGLESRYEEILVELGEAIKEEKAQNRF from the exons ATGATGGCTCTGTTTACTATAAACCG GTATTTGGGAGACGAGGAGGAAAAGGAATCGACCAGCGAGTCACGATCCAAAGCCCTGCTGGCCAAGCTCCAGAAACAAGCGAAGGCAAGAGAGCAGCAGAGTCTCGCTACTAAAGAGCAGCTTACTGTCCAAGACGCTGACACAACTCAGATCACCTcaggaaagaagaaaagaaaaccggaaaaagtagaagaagaagagaagaaacagcacaagaagaaaaagaagaggaaagagAAGGAGGAAAGCACTGAGCAGCTGGAGGACGCTAATGGGATATCTGTTTCTGTGGAGGCTGCTGAGAAAGCCATAACTGGTACTTtaccaaagaagaagaagataaaggACAAAAACAAGGCAGTTATCAAGGAGGAGGAACAAGACACAA ATCATCCATCTGAAGAGAATGCTGAAGCAGTGGAGGAGACTACAGGTGATGGAGTCGAAGCCAAGGAAAGCCAGGAAACTGCCAATGGCCACCCTGATCCTTCAGACACAGAGCCAAGGAAGATCTCCTCTGACAACAGCTTCCAGATCCTGGGTGGATATATGAAAAAGAGAGTACAAAAG gTCCAGAGAGTCCTGCCTAAGTGGCTGGCTGAGCCGGATATGATTGAGAAAGATATTAAAAGTAATCTGGTCACTCTGAGTGATGTAGCAGGCATCTGTCCAGCGCTACAGAAGAAGCTGGAGGCCAAGGGGATCCATAGCTTCTTCCCAG TTCAAGCTGAGGTAATTCCTGCCATCTTGGAGACTGTGAATTCAGGGCTGCTGATTGGTCAAGGTGGCTACAGGCCCAGAGACATCTGCGTTTCTGCTCCTACAGGAAGTGGAAAGACACTGGCGTTTGTTATACCTGTCATACAG GCGCTGATGATGCGAGTGGTGTGTGAAGTTCGCGCCCTGGCCGTGTTACCCACCAAAGAGCTTGCAGAGCAG GTGTACAAGGTTTTCTGCTCTTATGCTGAAGGAACTGATCTGAAAGTGGTCATGGCTGCAGGGCAGAAATCTTTTGCTGCAGAACAGGCAACCCTTACAGAAACCAG GGGCAGGAGGTGTCGCAGTCTAGCAGATATAGTAGTAGCTACTCCCGGCCGACTGGTGGATCACATTAACAAAAACGAGAGCTTTTCTCTCCAACACCTTCGCTTTCTG ATCATTGACGAGGCAGACAGGATGATCGACAGCATGCACCAGGCCTGGCTCAATCAGGTCATCAAAGCAGTCTATAAAAGTGGGAGTGGCACAGACACATCAGTTTTCAAGAGGGTGGAGCCAGGCCCAATAACAGTAGCAAG TCTGTCCGTCCCTCAGATGCCACTGCAGAAGCTTCTCTTCTCAGCCACTCTGACCCAGAACCCAGAGAAACTCCAGCAGCTGGGGCTCCACCAGCCACGGCTTTTCAGCTCCACGCACACGTCCACACAAAACAGCACACACACCGAGGAGAAATTCGACTTCCCCCAGGGTCTCACG GAGTATTATGTTCCCAGCACTATGAACAAGAAGCCTCTCCTCATCCTCCACTTCCTGCTCCGGCTGAAGTACAAGCCCGTCTTGTGCTTCACAAACTCCAGAGAAGCTGCACACAG gctcttCCTGTTGTTGAAGTTCTATGGAGGAGTGGAAGTGGCTGAATTTTCCTCCAGACTCAGTccgacagaaagacagaaaactCTGAAGAGTTTTGAACAGGGAAAGATTGCAAT GTTGATCAGCACTGATGCTGCCGCCAGGGGGATCGATATAAAGGCAGTTAAATGCGTCATTAATTATGATGCACCACAATACATCAGGACATACATCCACAG ggTGGGAAGGACAGCAAGAGCAGGACAAGCTGGAGTGGCCTTCACGTTCCTCTTAGCAATACAG ATGAAAAGGTTTCAAAAAATGTTGCTGAATGCTGGAAGTCCTGGTCTACAGAAACACGTAGTTAAACCACAGCATCTCAGCGGCCTGGAGAGTCGATATGAAGAAATATTAGTTGAACTGGGTGAAGCTATAAAG GAGGAGAAAGCCCAGAACAGATTCTGA